A stretch of the Mesorhizobium huakuii genome encodes the following:
- the bhcR gene encoding HTH-type transcriptional regulator BhcR: METTEKRQRGRPRAFNGPSEATSVQSLDRALRILAIVAEGSGLSLSEISAQSGLAASTAYRMLTTLENHGMVEFDTSDQLWSIGVETYRMGAAFLRRRKLVDRARIVMQELMERTGETANLGVAEDDCVVFVSQVETHQAIRAFFRPGTRSPFHASGIGKAVLAHLEPERVGTILRKAGLQRFTDKTLSEIPALAHDLAVIKRRGWSVDDEERHPGMRCVAAAIFNEFGEPIGGVSVSGPTVRVTPERLAEIGPMVRSAAAEVTRMIGGVQAG; the protein is encoded by the coding sequence ATGGAAACCACCGAAAAACGCCAGCGTGGCCGGCCGCGTGCCTTCAACGGTCCGTCCGAGGCCACTTCCGTGCAGTCGCTCGACCGCGCGCTACGCATCCTGGCCATTGTCGCGGAGGGCAGCGGCCTGTCGTTGAGCGAGATATCAGCGCAGAGCGGCCTTGCCGCCTCCACCGCCTACCGCATGCTGACGACGCTCGAAAACCACGGCATGGTCGAGTTCGACACATCAGACCAGTTGTGGTCGATCGGCGTCGAGACCTACCGCATGGGCGCGGCCTTCCTGCGCCGCCGCAAGCTGGTCGACCGCGCCCGCATCGTCATGCAGGAATTGATGGAACGAACCGGCGAGACCGCCAATCTCGGCGTCGCCGAGGATGATTGCGTGGTGTTCGTCAGCCAGGTCGAGACGCACCAGGCGATCCGCGCCTTCTTTCGCCCGGGCACGCGCAGCCCCTTCCATGCCTCCGGCATCGGCAAGGCGGTGCTGGCGCATCTCGAACCGGAGCGCGTCGGCACCATTCTGCGCAAGGCCGGCCTGCAGCGCTTCACCGACAAGACACTGTCCGAGATCCCTGCCCTTGCCCACGATCTGGCTGTCATCAAGCGGCGCGGCTGGTCGGTCGATGACGAGGAGCGACACCCCGGCATGCGCTGCGTGGCCGCCGCCATCTTCAACGAGTTCGGCGAGCCCATCGGCGGCGTCTCGGTTTCAGGGCCGACCGTGCGGGTGACGCCGGAGCGGCTGGCCGAGATCGGCCCGATGGTGCGCAGCGCCGCGGCCGAGGTGACCAGGATGATCGGCGGCGTACAGGCCGGCTGA
- a CDS encoding YidB family protein, whose protein sequence is MGLFDNAVPGGNITKPLMIALGALLVGKMLSGRSAEQPDQPQAPAPVDPTPVGTTASDGGLLGGLGGLLDKLRDAGHGNVADSWVGTGQNQSINANDLGAALGPQVIREIAQRTGMDEGELLKQLSTALPGIVDKLTPNGQVPQQHQVASAFNS, encoded by the coding sequence ATGGGACTTTTTGACAACGCCGTTCCCGGCGGCAACATCACCAAACCGCTGATGATCGCGCTCGGCGCACTGCTGGTCGGAAAAATGTTGAGCGGCAGAAGCGCCGAACAGCCGGATCAGCCTCAAGCGCCCGCGCCGGTCGACCCAACTCCTGTCGGAACCACCGCCAGTGATGGCGGCCTGCTCGGCGGTCTGGGTGGCCTGCTCGACAAGCTTAGGGATGCCGGCCACGGCAATGTCGCCGATTCCTGGGTCGGCACCGGACAGAACCAGTCGATCAACGCCAATGATCTCGGCGCAGCACTGGGGCCGCAGGTCATCCGCGAGATCGCGCAGCGCACTGGAATGGACGAGGGGGAACTGCTCAAGCAGCTGTCCACGGCTTTGCCCGGCATTGTCGACAAGCTGACGCCGAACGGCCAGGTACCACAGCAGCACCAGGTGGCTTCGGCGTTTAACAGCTGA
- a CDS encoding TrmH family RNA methyltransferase, with protein sequence MSNKTNTPKDTHYAKLRRAHRDEKSGGAPAFKPRQPVPPGENAADGLVRLYGLHTVRAALDNPRRRIKKMLVTRNAAERLEIADLAALPFKAELVEPRDIDKITGSDAVHQGVLIEAEPLKPKRLDALGDTRLVLVLDQVTDPHNVGAILRSAVAFGAGALITTARHSPQESGVLAKSASGALEHIDQIEVKNLADALGQLHEAGFQTIGLDSDGPAELETSFAGDRIALVLGAEGKGLRQKTRETVTTLARLDMPGAIRSLNVSNAAAISLYAARAFLKRG encoded by the coding sequence ATGAGCAACAAGACCAACACCCCCAAAGATACCCATTACGCCAAGCTGCGCCGCGCGCACCGCGACGAGAAGAGCGGCGGCGCCCCGGCATTTAAGCCACGTCAGCCCGTGCCACCCGGCGAAAACGCCGCCGATGGCCTGGTGCGACTTTATGGCCTGCACACGGTGCGGGCGGCGCTCGACAATCCGCGCCGCCGGATCAAAAAAATGCTGGTGACCCGCAACGCGGCCGAGCGTCTTGAGATAGCCGATCTCGCCGCCCTGCCCTTCAAGGCGGAGCTGGTCGAACCGAGAGACATCGACAAGATCACCGGGTCGGACGCCGTGCATCAGGGCGTGCTCATCGAGGCGGAGCCGTTGAAGCCGAAGCGCCTCGACGCGCTCGGCGACACAAGGCTGGTGCTGGTGCTCGACCAGGTCACCGATCCGCACAATGTCGGCGCCATCCTGCGCTCGGCGGTCGCTTTTGGCGCCGGCGCGCTGATCACCACCGCGCGCCACAGTCCGCAGGAATCGGGCGTGCTGGCGAAATCCGCCTCCGGCGCGCTGGAGCATATCGACCAGATCGAGGTGAAGAACCTCGCCGACGCGCTCGGGCAGCTGCACGAGGCCGGCTTCCAGACCATCGGGCTTGATTCGGACGGGCCGGCGGAACTCGAAACCAGCTTTGCCGGCGACAGGATCGCACTGGTGCTCGGCGCCGAGGGCAAGGGCCTGCGCCAGAAGACGCGCGAGACGGTGACGACGCTGGCGCGGCTCGACATGCCCGGCGCCATCCGCTCGCTCAACGTGTCCAACGCCGCGGCGATCAGCCTCTATGCCGCACGAGCCTTCCTCAAGCGCGGCTGA
- a CDS encoding BA14K family protein: MFKRTLVSGLIASTVVATALVGTVQPSAAHSHHHDLGIGIAAGVGGFVLGSLLAQQPPRTVYVDEDGGSWHVRRCLDRYSSYDPDSDTYIGRDGYSHYCRL, translated from the coding sequence ATGTTCAAGCGCACACTCGTTTCCGGCCTCATCGCCTCCACCGTCGTCGCCACCGCGCTGGTCGGCACCGTTCAGCCTTCGGCGGCTCATTCGCATCACCACGACCTCGGCATCGGCATCGCCGCCGGCGTCGGCGGGTTTGTCCTTGGCAGCCTGCTCGCCCAGCAGCCGCCGCGCACCGTCTATGTCGACGAAGACGGCGGTTCCTGGCACGTCCGCCGCTGCCTCGATCGCTATTCGAGCTACGATCCGGACTCCGACACCTACATCGGCCGCGACGGCTATAGCCACTATTGCCGGCTTTGA
- the tuf gene encoding elongation factor Tu has protein sequence MAKGKFERTKPHVNIGTIGHVDHGKTSLTAAITKYFGEYKRYDQIDAAPEEKARGITISTAHVEYETANRHYAHVDCPGHADYVKNMITGAAQMDGAILVVSAADGPMPQTREHILLARQVGVPSIVVFLNKVDQVDDAELLELVELEVRELLSKNEFPGDDIPIVKGSALAALEDSNKTIGEDAIRELMAQVDAYIPTPVRPLDKPFLMPIEDVFSISGRGTVVTGRVERGVVKVGEELEIIGIRPTTKTTCTGVEMFRKLLDQGQAGDNIGALLRGVDREGVERGQVLAKPGTVKPHKKFVAEAYILTKDEGGRHTPFFTNYRPQFYFRTTDVTGIVSLPAGTEMVMPGDNITVDVELIVPIAMEEKLRFAIREGGRTVGAGIVVTIKE, from the coding sequence ATGGCAAAAGGTAAATTCGAGCGCACTAAGCCTCATGTGAACATCGGCACGATTGGTCACGTTGACCATGGCAAGACGTCGCTGACGGCGGCGATCACGAAGTATTTTGGCGAGTACAAGCGCTACGACCAGATCGATGCGGCGCCGGAAGAGAAGGCCCGCGGCATCACCATCTCGACGGCTCACGTCGAATACGAGACGGCCAACCGCCACTACGCCCACGTCGACTGCCCCGGCCACGCCGACTATGTGAAGAACATGATCACCGGTGCCGCGCAGATGGACGGCGCGATCCTGGTCGTGTCGGCTGCCGACGGCCCGATGCCGCAGACCCGCGAGCACATCCTGCTCGCCCGTCAGGTCGGCGTGCCGTCGATCGTGGTGTTCCTCAACAAGGTCGACCAGGTCGACGACGCCGAGCTCCTCGAACTGGTCGAGCTCGAGGTTCGCGAGCTGCTGTCGAAGAACGAGTTCCCCGGCGACGACATTCCGATCGTCAAGGGTTCGGCGCTGGCCGCTCTTGAAGATTCGAACAAGACCATCGGCGAAGACGCGATCCGCGAGCTGATGGCTCAGGTCGACGCCTACATCCCGACCCCGGTTCGTCCGCTCGACAAGCCGTTCCTGATGCCGATCGAAGACGTGTTCTCGATCTCGGGCCGTGGCACGGTCGTGACCGGCCGCGTCGAGCGCGGCGTGGTCAAGGTCGGCGAGGAACTGGAAATCATCGGCATCCGTCCGACGACCAAGACGACCTGCACGGGCGTGGAAATGTTCCGCAAGCTGCTCGACCAGGGCCAGGCTGGCGACAACATCGGCGCGCTGCTGCGCGGCGTTGATCGCGAAGGTGTCGAGCGCGGCCAGGTTCTGGCCAAGCCCGGCACGGTGAAGCCGCACAAGAAGTTCGTGGCCGAAGCCTACATCCTGACCAAGGACGAAGGTGGCCGTCACACGCCGTTCTTCACCAACTACCGTCCGCAGTTCTACTTCCGCACGACGGACGTGACCGGCATCGTGTCGCTGCCGGCTGGCACCGAGATGGTGATGCCTGGCGACAACATCACGGTCGATGTCGAGCTGATCGTGCCGATCGCCATGGAAGAGAAGCTGCGCTTCGCCATCCGTGAAGGCGGCCGCACCGTCGGTGCCGGCATCGTCGTCACCATCAAGGAATAA
- a CDS encoding DMT family transporter: protein MHFIPASIRGPLFMIVSTGSYLVNDTMMKLATAGLPSYEVLFLRGVAATLWGFPLLFLLGYGKQIPLIFDGHVLRRNLLEMAAILCYVVALANMQIADSTALGQITPLLMLVGSSILFGERIGAQRMALIGLGFIGALMVAQPTMQGISVYALLALGNAALSAARDLAGRRVPAEVPGMIVAISAVVVVLIGAGAAHLASERWVMPEARHLLLLAGAGLFLIFGHFFIFMAYRVGPTSAVAPFYYCFTVWAVISGLLVFGQFPNALAVCGILLVVGSGLTIVSLDQRKRRLSVVA from the coding sequence ATGCATTTCATCCCTGCCTCGATCCGCGGCCCGCTGTTCATGATCGTTTCGACGGGATCGTACCTCGTCAACGACACGATGATGAAACTCGCGACGGCAGGCTTGCCGTCCTACGAGGTGCTGTTTCTGCGCGGCGTGGCGGCAACGCTCTGGGGCTTCCCACTGCTCTTCCTGCTCGGCTACGGCAAACAGATCCCGCTGATCTTCGACGGCCATGTGCTGCGCCGGAACCTGCTCGAGATGGCCGCGATCCTTTGCTACGTCGTGGCGCTCGCCAACATGCAGATCGCGGATTCGACAGCGCTCGGACAAATCACGCCGCTCCTCATGCTGGTCGGCTCGTCGATCCTGTTTGGCGAACGCATCGGCGCCCAGCGCATGGCGCTGATCGGGCTCGGTTTCATCGGTGCGTTGATGGTGGCGCAGCCGACCATGCAAGGCATTTCCGTCTACGCGCTGCTGGCGCTCGGCAATGCGGCGCTGTCAGCCGCGCGCGACCTTGCCGGCAGGCGTGTCCCGGCGGAGGTGCCGGGGATGATCGTGGCGATTTCAGCCGTCGTGGTGGTGCTGATCGGCGCGGGTGCGGCGCATCTGGCGTCCGAGCGCTGGGTGATGCCCGAAGCACGCCACCTGCTGCTGCTGGCCGGCGCCGGTCTTTTCCTGATCTTCGGCCATTTCTTCATCTTCATGGCCTATCGCGTCGGGCCGACCAGCGCGGTGGCGCCGTTCTATTACTGCTTCACCGTCTGGGCTGTCATTTCGGGCCTGCTGGTGTTCGGCCAGTTCCCCAATGCGCTGGCGGTCTGCGGCATCCTGCTGGTGGTCGGCAGCGGGCTAACGATCGTCTCTTTGGATCAGCGCAAACGCAGGCTAAGTGTCGTCGCCTAG
- a CDS encoding group II truncated hemoglobin, which yields MRKDVPTLYEWAGGSDALNRLTQTFYDKVAKDPVVGPVFKTMSPDHPVHVAAFIGEVFGGPKTYSEKFGGHREMVMHHLGKHLTEEQRRRWINLLADAADAVGLPDDPEFRSAFMGYVEWGSRLAKMNSNLGETCDPETEPMPAWGWGVPGGPYTPPETK from the coding sequence ATGCGCAAAGATGTTCCGACACTCTACGAATGGGCCGGCGGCAGCGACGCCCTGAACCGGCTGACGCAGACCTTCTATGACAAGGTCGCAAAGGACCCGGTCGTCGGCCCGGTGTTCAAGACCATGTCGCCGGACCATCCCGTCCATGTTGCCGCCTTCATCGGCGAGGTGTTCGGCGGACCGAAGACCTATAGCGAGAAATTCGGCGGTCACCGCGAGATGGTCATGCATCATCTGGGCAAGCATTTGACCGAAGAGCAGCGCCGCCGCTGGATCAACCTGCTCGCCGATGCCGCCGATGCGGTAGGTCTGCCCGACGATCCCGAATTCCGCTCGGCCTTCATGGGCTATGTCGAATGGGGATCGCGGCTGGCCAAGATGAACTCCAATCTCGGCGAGACCTGCGATCCGGAGACTGAACCGATGCCGGCCTGGGGCTGGGGCGTGCCTGGAGGACCGTACACGCCGCCGGAAACAAAGTAG
- the otnI gene encoding 2-oxo-tetronate isomerase, with protein MPRFSANLSMLFGEHDFLDRFDAAARAGFKGVEYIGPYDHAPEVVAARLKKNGLTQVLFNLPAGDWGKGERGIAVLPDRVPEFRQGIAKAITYAQALGCQQVNCLAGIAPAGVDRKVLEDVFAENLAFAAERLEQAGIRLLIEPINTRDIPGFFLNYSEQALALIDRVGSKNLFLQYDIYHMQIMEGDLARKIEANLGRIAHIQLADNPGRHEPGTGEINYPFLYDHIDRIGYSGWIGAEYKPKAGTEAGLGWFRSLAGQGSAAA; from the coding sequence ATGCCGCGTTTTTCAGCCAATCTGTCGATGCTCTTTGGCGAGCATGATTTCCTCGACCGTTTTGATGCCGCCGCCCGCGCCGGCTTCAAGGGCGTCGAATATATCGGTCCTTACGATCATGCGCCCGAAGTGGTGGCCGCCAGGCTGAAGAAGAACGGCCTGACGCAAGTGCTGTTCAATCTGCCGGCCGGCGACTGGGGCAAGGGCGAGCGCGGTATCGCCGTGCTGCCGGACCGCGTGCCGGAATTCCGCCAGGGCATCGCAAAGGCGATCACCTACGCACAGGCGCTCGGCTGCCAGCAGGTCAACTGCCTGGCCGGCATCGCGCCCGCCGGCGTCGACCGCAAGGTGCTCGAGGATGTTTTCGCCGAAAATCTCGCCTTCGCGGCGGAGAGGCTGGAACAGGCCGGCATCAGGCTGCTGATCGAGCCGATCAACACGCGCGACATTCCGGGCTTCTTCCTGAACTACTCGGAACAGGCGCTGGCGCTTATCGACCGCGTCGGCTCAAAAAACCTGTTCCTGCAATATGACATCTATCACATGCAGATCATGGAGGGGGATCTCGCCCGTAAAATCGAGGCAAACCTCGGCCGCATCGCGCATATCCAGCTTGCGGACAATCCCGGCCGTCACGAGCCGGGAACGGGCGAGATCAATTATCCTTTCCTCTACGACCACATCGACCGCATCGGCTATTCCGGCTGGATCGGGGCCGAATACAAGCCGAAAGCCGGCACGGAAGCCGGGCTTGGCTGGTTCAGGAGCTTGGCCGGGCAGGGGAGCGCGGCGGCTTAA
- a CDS encoding site-specific integrase has translation MAEKHTILEGKVHVYRRNDSPIWHCSTFLKGKNWRVSTKEESLSRAKDWAEDWYFGLKDKGRRGELVGEKTFKDAADQFISEYEVLTDGERNARWVKDHYRRVRTYLVPFFGKMGLSTITAGTVQEYRISRMTPEEGKKLPSRSTLHHETVTLRLVLKTALRHRWVPHLPDISQPYKKSAKVVHRAWFTPEEYKQLYQATRAHAHDARAVSLKAQKGEQAHRVWLAEQLHDKILFLTNTGLRPDEANWLEYRDVEVVKDGPTGQKILEIQVRGKRGVGYCKSTSGAVFPFERMVARNKPKPTDRIFPVDHKKQFNTILDNIGLKLDREGNRRTLYSLRHSYISFRLLEGADIYQIAKNCRTSVEMIEKHYAVHLKNRLDAAAINVRKPKPVKRPKPAEKTLDLFEN, from the coding sequence ATGGCGGAAAAACACACGATTCTCGAAGGCAAGGTTCACGTTTATCGGCGCAACGACAGCCCGATCTGGCACTGTTCGACGTTCCTGAAAGGCAAAAACTGGCGCGTCAGCACCAAGGAAGAGAGCCTTTCTCGGGCCAAGGACTGGGCTGAGGACTGGTATTTCGGGCTGAAGGACAAAGGTCGGCGCGGCGAACTGGTAGGCGAGAAAACTTTCAAGGACGCCGCCGACCAGTTTATCTCTGAATACGAGGTTCTTACGGATGGAGAGCGCAACGCCCGTTGGGTCAAGGACCATTACCGGCGCGTTCGCACCTATCTGGTGCCTTTTTTCGGCAAGATGGGTCTTTCGACCATCACGGCCGGCACGGTGCAGGAATACCGCATTTCGCGGATGACGCCTGAGGAGGGCAAGAAGCTTCCCTCACGCAGTACCCTGCACCACGAGACTGTGACCTTGCGGCTGGTCCTGAAAACCGCCCTGCGCCACCGCTGGGTGCCCCACCTGCCCGACATCTCGCAGCCCTACAAAAAGTCAGCGAAGGTGGTACATCGCGCATGGTTTACCCCAGAGGAGTACAAACAGCTGTACCAGGCGACACGGGCGCACGCTCATGATGCACGTGCAGTTAGCCTCAAAGCGCAGAAGGGCGAGCAGGCGCACCGTGTCTGGCTGGCCGAGCAGCTTCACGACAAGATCCTCTTCCTGACAAATACCGGTTTGCGGCCGGACGAGGCCAACTGGCTGGAGTACCGGGACGTGGAGGTTGTCAAGGACGGGCCGACGGGTCAGAAAATCCTGGAGATCCAGGTGCGCGGCAAGCGCGGCGTCGGGTATTGCAAGAGCACGTCCGGCGCCGTGTTCCCGTTCGAGCGGATGGTGGCCCGGAACAAACCTAAACCAACGGACCGGATTTTCCCGGTCGATCACAAGAAGCAGTTCAACACCATCCTCGACAACATCGGCCTCAAGCTCGACCGGGAGGGCAATCGGAGGACGCTGTACTCACTGCGCCACAGCTACATCAGCTTCCGCCTGCTGGAGGGCGCCGACATCTACCAGATCGCCAAAAACTGTCGGACGAGCGTCGAGATGATCGAGAAGCACTATGCCGTGCACCTCAAGAACCGCCTCGACGCCGCTGCCATCAACGTCCGTAAGCCCAAGCCGGTGAAACGGCCCAAGCCTGCGGAGAAGACCCTTGACCTGTTTGAAAACTGA
- a CDS encoding putative glycolipid-binding domain-containing protein, producing MSEDFKIVRWREWDGPGIEHLELRQRAGEILADSVVICSGQTPFAARYRIECDANWHARRVTVDMIGSGRTLVLAADGEGHWLRDGLPVPELEGVIDPDLTVTPFTNTLPIRRLRLSSGQSAEIITAFIEFPALTVVSNPQRYTCLEEGRRYLYESRASDFRREVEIDRDGLVVTYPDFWQRG from the coding sequence ATGTCGGAAGATTTCAAGATCGTGCGCTGGCGCGAGTGGGACGGCCCCGGTATCGAACATCTTGAACTGCGCCAGCGGGCAGGGGAGATCCTGGCCGACTCTGTCGTCATCTGCTCCGGTCAAACCCCTTTCGCCGCCCGCTATCGCATAGAATGCGACGCGAATTGGCACGCCAGGCGTGTCACGGTCGACATGATCGGCAGCGGGCGGACCCTTGTCCTTGCCGCCGACGGCGAAGGCCACTGGCTCCGGGACGGCCTGCCGGTGCCTGAACTGGAGGGCGTGATCGACCCTGATCTCACCGTTACCCCGTTCACCAACACGCTGCCGATCCGCCGCTTGCGGCTTTCCTCCGGGCAAAGTGCCGAGATCATAACCGCCTTCATCGAATTCCCGGCGCTCACGGTCGTCAGCAACCCGCAGCGCTACACATGCCTCGAGGAGGGCAGGCGATATCTCTATGAATCGCGCGCCAGCGACTTCAGGCGCGAGGTCGAGATCGACCGCGACGGGCTGGTCGTCACCTATCCCGATTTCTGGCAAAGGGGATGA
- the gcl gene encoding glyoxylate carboligase: MARMRAVDAAVLVLEKEGIACAFGVPGAAINPLYSALKARGTIRHVLARHVEGASHMAEGYTRAKAGNIGLCIGTSGPAGTDMITGLYSAAADSIPILCITGQAPRARLNKEDFQAVDIAAIAAPVAKWAVTVMEPYLVPMALQKAFHLMRSSRPGPVLIDLPVDVQLAEIEFDIDAYEPLAPFKPAMTRAQAEKALTMLNAADKPLIVAGGGIINADASDLLIEFAEITGVPVIPTLMGWGAIPDDHRLMVGMCGLQTSHRYGNATMLEADFVFGIGNRWANRHTGSVDVYTKGKKFIHVDIEPTQIGRVFAPDLGVVSDAGAALKMLLDVATEWKTSGKLRDWSGWAKECQARKKTMKRKTHFDQVPLKPQRVYEEMNKAFGRDVTYVTTIGLSQIAGAQFLHVYKPRNWINCGQAGPLGWTLPAALGVRAADPDRTIVALSGDYDFQFMIEELAVGAQHRLPYIHVVVNNAYLGLIRQAQRGFAMDYEVSLAFENINRSGDPEAGYGVDHVAVAEAMGCKAVRVRKPEEFAGAFKQAQRLMKEHRVPVVLEFILERVTNISMGTEIDKITEFEDLAESHEDAPTAIVMLD; encoded by the coding sequence ATGGCCAGGATGCGCGCTGTCGATGCGGCGGTTCTCGTTCTCGAAAAGGAAGGCATCGCCTGCGCCTTCGGCGTGCCGGGCGCGGCGATCAATCCGCTTTATTCGGCGCTGAAGGCGAGAGGCACGATCCGCCACGTGCTGGCTCGCCACGTCGAGGGCGCATCGCACATGGCTGAGGGCTACACCCGCGCCAAGGCGGGCAATATTGGCCTGTGCATCGGCACTTCGGGGCCGGCCGGCACCGACATGATCACCGGGCTTTACTCGGCGGCAGCCGATTCCATCCCGATCCTCTGCATCACCGGCCAGGCACCGCGCGCGCGGCTGAACAAGGAGGATTTCCAGGCCGTCGACATCGCCGCCATCGCCGCACCCGTCGCCAAATGGGCGGTCACCGTCATGGAGCCTTATCTCGTGCCGATGGCGCTGCAGAAGGCGTTTCATCTCATGCGCTCGTCGCGGCCCGGCCCGGTGCTGATCGACCTGCCGGTCGACGTGCAACTGGCCGAGATCGAGTTCGACATCGATGCCTATGAGCCGCTGGCGCCGTTCAAACCGGCCATGACCCGCGCCCAGGCCGAAAAGGCCCTGACGATGCTCAACGCGGCCGACAAGCCGCTGATCGTCGCCGGCGGCGGCATCATCAACGCCGATGCATCCGACCTGCTCATCGAATTCGCTGAAATCACCGGCGTGCCGGTCATCCCGACGCTGATGGGCTGGGGTGCGATCCCCGACGACCACCGGCTGATGGTCGGCATGTGCGGGCTGCAGACCTCGCACCGCTATGGCAATGCGACGATGCTGGAGGCCGATTTCGTCTTCGGCATCGGCAACCGGTGGGCCAACCGCCACACCGGCTCGGTCGACGTCTACACCAAGGGCAAGAAATTCATCCATGTCGACATCGAGCCCACGCAGATCGGCCGTGTCTTCGCGCCGGACCTCGGCGTTGTGTCCGATGCGGGTGCGGCACTGAAGATGCTGCTCGACGTCGCCACCGAGTGGAAGACATCAGGCAAACTGCGCGACTGGTCGGGCTGGGCAAAGGAGTGCCAGGCTCGCAAGAAGACGATGAAGCGCAAGACGCATTTCGATCAGGTGCCGCTGAAGCCGCAGCGCGTCTATGAGGAGATGAACAAGGCGTTCGGCCGCGACGTCACCTATGTCACCACGATCGGCCTGTCGCAGATCGCCGGCGCGCAGTTCCTGCATGTCTACAAGCCGCGCAACTGGATCAATTGCGGCCAGGCCGGCCCGCTCGGCTGGACGCTGCCGGCAGCCCTTGGCGTTCGCGCCGCCGATCCCGACCGCACGATAGTGGCGCTGTCGGGCGACTATGATTTCCAGTTCATGATCGAGGAACTTGCGGTCGGCGCGCAGCACAGACTGCCCTACATCCATGTCGTCGTGAACAACGCCTATCTCGGCCTGATCCGCCAGGCCCAGCGCGGTTTTGCGATGGATTACGAGGTCAGCCTCGCCTTCGAAAACATCAACCGGTCAGGCGATCCCGAAGCAGGTTACGGCGTCGACCATGTCGCCGTGGCCGAGGCGATGGGCTGCAAGGCGGTCCGGGTGCGCAAGCCCGAGGAATTCGCCGGCGCCTTCAAGCAGGCGCAGCGGCTGATGAAGGAACACCGGGTTCCGGTCGTGCTCGAATTCATCCTGGAGCGCGTCACCAACATCTCGATGGGCACCGAGATCGACAAGATCACCGAATTCGAGGACCTTGCCGAAAGCCATGAGGATGCGCCGACCGCGATCGTGATGCTCGATTGA
- a CDS encoding GlsB/YeaQ/YmgE family stress response membrane protein, translated as MGIISWIILGAIAGFLGSKIVNKTGQGLLMDIVLGIVGAIVGGVICSQLFGVGVSGLNISSLIVAVVGAVVVLWAYHQFSGRRTL; from the coding sequence ATGGGTATCATCAGCTGGATCATTCTCGGCGCCATCGCCGGCTTCCTGGGCAGCAAGATCGTCAACAAGACCGGCCAGGGCCTGCTCATGGATATCGTGCTCGGCATCGTCGGCGCCATCGTCGGCGGTGTGATCTGCAGCCAATTGTTCGGCGTGGGTGTCAGCGGCCTCAACATCTCCAGCCTGATCGTCGCTGTGGTTGGCGCTGTGGTTGTGCTGTGGGCCTACCACCAGTTCAGCGGACGCCGGACGCTTTAG
- a CDS encoding 2-hydroxy-3-oxopropionate reductase, whose product METIGFIGLGIMGAPMAGHLLDAGYKVIASDHRSKPPADLVTKGLKTVSGHAAVAKAADIIITMVPDTPQVADVLFGDNGVASGLTKGKLVIDMSSISPIETKVFAKKVNKLGCDYLDAPVSGGEVGAKAASLTIMVGGEEKPFERAKPVFEKMGKNITLVGPNGVGQTTKVANQIVVALTIEAVAEALVFASKAGADPAKVRQALMGGLAASRILEVHGERMVKRTFAPGFRIELHQKDLNLALEGAKALGVSLPNTSTTQQLFNSCAANGGAKEDHSALVRALERMANFEVGGEVADVKGKAA is encoded by the coding sequence ATGGAAACCATAGGCTTCATCGGCCTCGGCATCATGGGCGCGCCGATGGCGGGGCATTTGCTGGATGCCGGCTACAAGGTCATCGCCAGCGACCATCGCTCAAAGCCGCCGGCTGATCTCGTCACCAAGGGCCTGAAAACAGTCTCCGGCCACGCCGCCGTCGCCAAGGCTGCCGACATCATCATCACCATGGTGCCCGACACGCCGCAAGTCGCAGACGTGCTGTTTGGCGATAATGGCGTGGCATCGGGCCTGACCAAGGGCAAGCTGGTCATCGACATGAGCTCGATCTCGCCGATCGAGACCAAGGTGTTTGCGAAGAAGGTCAACAAGCTCGGCTGCGATTACCTCGACGCGCCGGTTTCGGGCGGCGAGGTCGGCGCCAAGGCGGCGTCGCTCACCATCATGGTCGGCGGCGAGGAAAAACCGTTCGAGCGCGCCAAACCCGTCTTCGAGAAGATGGGCAAGAACATCACTCTGGTCGGCCCGAACGGTGTCGGCCAGACCACCAAGGTCGCCAACCAGATCGTCGTCGCGCTGACCATTGAAGCCGTCGCCGAAGCGCTTGTTTTTGCTTCGAAAGCCGGCGCCGACCCGGCCAAGGTCAGGCAGGCCTTGATGGGTGGATTGGCGGCCTCGCGCATTCTCGAAGTGCATGGCGAGCGCATGGTCAAGCGCACCTTCGCACCGGGCTTCCGCATCGAATTGCACCAGAAGGATCTCAATCTGGCGTTGGAAGGGGCAAAAGCGCTCGGCGTGTCGCTGCCCAACACCTCGACCACGCAGCAGCTGTTCAATTCCTGCGCCGCCAATGGTGGCGCCAAGGAGGATCACTCGGCGCTGGTCAGGGCGCTGGAGCGGATGGCGAATTTCGAGGTCGGTGGCGAGGTGGCGGACGTCAAAGGCAAAGCGGCATAG